From the genome of Rhodohalobacter sp. SW132:
CATCCTCAGCGAGCGCTGTTGACCGCCGGGCGCTCTCAACCATAGTATCAAGCATGACTTCTTTTGAGGATTTCGGATTTTCCCGTTCATTGTTCTCGTCCATATACAGAGCAAGGAGCTGTTGATCCAGCGATCCCCAGTTCACGCCAATCCGAACCGGCTTATCATACTTGATTGCCTGTTCAACAATCGTACAGAAGTTTTTGTCGCGTGTTTTCGTACCGGTATTTCCAGGATTGATGCGGAATTTGGCCAGTGATTTTGCCATCTCCGGGTAAGCAGGGAGAAGTTTATGACCATTGTAATGAAAATCTCCGATGATGGGTACGTTCACTCCGCGATTCAGTAATTTCTCTTTGATGTACGGAACCGCTTTGGCGGCGGCATCATTGTTTACTGTAATTCTAACGAGTTCTGATCCGCACTTGTGGAGGTGATCAACCTGGTCTACGGTTTCATCAATATCGGCCGTATCCGTGTTCGTCATCGACTGAACTACAATTGGATGGTCTCCTCCTACATATACACCACCAACATTTACTGCGATTGAATCTCTTCTGTCAATTGGGTTCATAAATCATTCGTTATTCAAAACATTAGCAATCAGTATGAAAGATAAAATCGTAAACTTTACAATTCACCCACAGAAACTCATTGTTATGATAATTCATTCAGTGGATCTGAAAACAACTATTTCGTATTCATATAATTTCCATTGATGGAATGGCTCAATTTTTCTTACTCAGATCAAATAGTTTTTTCTTCTCTTCAGCGGTCAGCCCGTCGTACCCTTTTTTCGATATCTTTTCCAGTATCTCATCCAGTTCATCCACATCCTGCTCCTCCATAATTTCTACATCGGAGACAGCATACATATCGGAGCGTTTCGGTTTCTTCTTTTTCTTTTTGGACCCACCTTTGCCTTTAAAGATTTGTTCAATAGGCCGAACGAGAGAACTCAGATCATATCCCTGATAATGCATTTTGGTGAGCAGAAAACCCGTACCGGCTCCTCCAAGGTGTACCAGGCGCGCAACATTATCCCCGGATCCAAGAAGCAGAAAATCGAGTGCAATCCAGCCGGCAACAAAAAACCTGGCTTGTATCGGTGGCAGGAACAGGAGCATTATTGGTGCGGTTGGAAACAGGTAAGCAAAAGCCACCATGATGCCAAGTACGGCCCCGGAAGCTCCAATCACAAAATTAGCTCCGAAAACTGATGCATAAGCCACCTGCAGCAAAGCACCTCCGATTCCTGCACCAAAAAAGATCACGGAAAAGGTTCTTGGTCCGATGGATTCTTCCACCATACGCCCCATCCACCAAAGCCAGAGCATATTAAAGATCAGGTGAAAACCGCCACCATGGAGAAACATATAGGTTATGATTCTCCAGGGCTGCGTAAGAGCGGTAAACGGGTCCGGATTAAAGGCAAACAGAGAAAGCAGCGGTTCACTGATCCATGAACCTAACAGGGCCATCAGCACAAATATCACAACATTGATCGCGATAATTGTACGGATTACCGGGGGCATGCTCAGGAAGCCCCGCTTAAATGCATTCCAAAAAGAATCTTGCTGGTATACCGACATAATGTATTAACTCTGTCTTTCGCCTTTTAAACCCCAGTATTTAATCAGAATAAATCCTACAACCATTCCGCCCAAGTGAGCAAAGTGGGCAATACCGCTGCCCGGGCG
Proteins encoded in this window:
- a CDS encoding rhomboid family intramembrane serine protease — its product is MSVYQQDSFWNAFKRGFLSMPPVIRTIIAINVVIFVLMALLGSWISEPLLSLFAFNPDPFTALTQPWRIITYMFLHGGGFHLIFNMLWLWWMGRMVEESIGPRTFSVIFFGAGIGGALLQVAYASVFGANFVIGASGAVLGIMVAFAYLFPTAPIMLLFLPPIQARFFVAGWIALDFLLLGSGDNVARLVHLGGAGTGFLLTKMHYQGYDLSSLVRPIEQIFKGKGGSKKKKKKPKRSDMYAVSDVEIMEEQDVDELDEILEKISKKGYDGLTAEEKKKLFDLSKKN